The genome window GTAATGGCCTATTTCCAAGTATCTATCTCTTCAAAACCTTATCAGTAATTCTACTAATCTGCGACGCTGAGAACGTCAATCCATAAATCTCTTCAAGATGAGCATTAATCTCAGAAATAGTCATTCCACGCCCATACATAGAGATAA of Cetobacterium sp. NK01 contains these proteins:
- a CDS encoding transposase; translated protein: MEDKIISMYGRGMTISEINAHLEEIYGLTFSASQISRITDKVLKR